A stretch of Nilaparvata lugens isolate BPH chromosome 12, ASM1435652v1, whole genome shotgun sequence DNA encodes these proteins:
- the LOC111045042 gene encoding uncharacterized protein LOC111045042 yields MFNVGRPKKPQMGEGQRRTPRVDVSMVKYFFSSFDATGSGDINMYKSKLEEFRREEITFITIVLIDEYRQFLLIFCQGFSGDVSQPYEVMNYLVDNYFVQEAAYISVAFYFIFKKVAQNTALDISAAQTFVSSYQFQGSGDTSTAAGGNGGGGGEGEEGVLHCEEFFLIFSGKWRYINCSRRKWRRCGGGEGGGGGVGGVGGSEGGGGVVVLGEM; encoded by the exons ATGTTCAATGTAGGAAGACCTAAAAAG CCTCAAATGGGAGAAGGACAAAGAAGAACTCCAAGAGTT GATGTTTCAATGGTCAAATAT TTCTTCAgctcttttgatgcaacaggcAGTGGGGATATCAACATGTAT aAAAGTAAACTAGAGGAGTTTCGCCGAGAAGAGATAACATTT atcACCATCGTTCTGATTGACGAGTATAGGCAATTCCTTCTG ATATTCTGCCAGGGGTTTTCT GGAGACGTTTCACAACCATATGAGGTGATGAATTACCTGGTGGAT AACTACTTCGTACAAGAGGCAGCCTACATTTCTGTT GCGTTCTATTTCATCTTCAAGAAAGTG GCACAAAACACAGCATTGGACATCTCAGCGGCTCAGACGTTTGTCTCATCCTACCAGTTCCAA GGAAGTGGAGATACATCAACTGCAGCCGGAGGAaatggaggaggtggaggagaaggggaagaaggagttTTACATTGTGAAGAATTTTTTCTCATCTTTTCAGGGAAGTGGAGATACATCAACTGCAGCCGGAGGAAATGGAGGAGGTgtggaggaggtgaaggaggaggaggaggagttggaggtgTTGGAGgaagtgaaggaggaggaggagtggtggTGTTGGGGGAgatgtag